The following nucleotide sequence is from Diospyros lotus cultivar Yz01 chromosome 3, ASM1463336v1, whole genome shotgun sequence.
AAACAATGTTCAGACACTAATGCTGTTCCATGGCCTTGCCTCCATCTTTCTCCAACTGTTCTATCCCTATGTGGCGGCAAAAGTCTCTGTTTTGGTGGCACTTTCATTCTTCTCTGGAAACGCGGTTGCCTTCACAGTGACTTCAAGAAAATCCGAGAGGATTTCTCAGTGGGCTAAGACTCTCCATTGGAAGGAGATAGAGTTGCAGAATGAAGTCACTTCTCTTCGAGCTAAGATCGAGATGATCACTTTTTTGCACGAACTCAAAACCTTGAACTCTAGTGGGACTTACGGACTAGTTTATGCGTTGAATTTGCTGAGCGGGCACGTTGCTGACTTCCAGAAAACCATTTCTCTGGCTCTTGAGATGTCTTGCTCAATCAGCAGCAATCAGATGAAGTCAGTTTCCCAGATTGCAGTTGGAGCCATTGTATATGGTCTAAGCTTCCCTATAATTGCATACTACTTGCTCTACAGTAAGCAATTT
It contains:
- the LOC127797977 gene encoding uncharacterized protein LOC127797977 isoform X4 is translated as MHLCFHFFDGRMVQMMYYSPTGIFASHGNKKSDGTEANSLDTVPTSLSSELTKTEAAESLEWCINRLDTQQASVKRRINSTCEEAHELSKDANEATATYGNNVQTLMLFHGLASIFLQLFYPYVAAKVSVLVALSFFSGNAVAFTVTSRKSERISQWAKTLHWKEIELQNEVTSLRAKIEMITFLHELKTLNSSGTYGLVYALNLLSGHVADFQKTISLALEMSCSISSNQMKSVSQIAVGAIVYGLSFPIIAYYLLYRLH
- the LOC127797977 gene encoding uncharacterized protein LOC127797977 isoform X2 — protein: MHLCFHFFDGRMVQMMYYSPTGRKKLPSRNKIWARGQQQDDQMDPTIMVALIQAISLLCSTVMQGIFASHGNKKSDGTEANSLDTVPTSLSSELTKTEAAESLEWCINRLDTQQASVKRRINSTCEEAHELSKDANEATATYGNNVQTLMLFHGLASIFLQLFYPYVAAKVSVLVALSFFSGNAVAFTVTSRKSERISQWAKTLHWKEIELQNEVTSLRAKIEMITFLHELKTLNSSGTYGLVYALNLLSGHVADFQKTISLALEMSCSISSNQMKSVSQIAVGAIVYGLSFPIIAYYLLYRLH
- the LOC127797977 gene encoding uncharacterized protein LOC127797977 isoform X3; its protein translation is MDPTIMVALIQAISLLCSTVMQGIFASHGNKKSDGTEANSLDTVPTSLSSELTKTEAAESLEWCINRLDTQQASVKRRINSTCEEAHELSKDANEATATYGNNVQTLMLFHGLASIFLQLFYPYVAAKVSVLVALSFFSGNAVAFTVTSRKSERISQWAKTLHWKEIELQNEVTSLRAKIEMITFLHELKTLNSSGTYGLVYALNLLSGHVADFQKTISLALEMSCSISSNQMKSVSQIAVGAIVYGLSFPIIAYYLLYRLH